The sequence GATCGCATTAGCGCGGGCTTCAAGCTCGCCATAGGTGACACGTTGCTTGCCGCATACCAGCGCCACCTTGTCGCCGAGCCGGCCGGCGGAGTGGGCGAGATAGTCGTGCAGCAGGGGGACGGCATCATGCAACATGCAAGCACTCTTCCCGATGTTCGCGGTCGACGTCGACGCTGAGCCCACGCACGTGGGTCGCACTGGGACAGCTCGCGACAAACTGCTGATGAAGGAGTTGGGTCGACAGCACGCCGACCAGCGCCATGTTGTCGGCGTTGGAAAGATCACCGTCACCTGTCCTGGCCTGGCACTTGCCGAGCAGGCGCGTGACCGCAGCCGGATCGAAAACATTCGCCTTGCGTATCGCTGTCTCCGAAAGCGCTTCGCGAATGTATTCCGGTGCGGCTTCGTCGGTGAAGCAGAGCGCGTTGGGCGCCCGGAATGGCTGCTTCTTGCGCGTCACGATCTCGGCGGGCACGATCGGCTCCGCCACGCGTTTCAGCACGTGCTTCTCATCGAGGACACGCAGCTTGTAGGAAGGCGGAAGTGAATTCGCGAGCCTCACAAGCTCATCGTCCAGGAACGGGAAGCGCCCCTCGACGGAGTGGGCCATCAGCATTCTGTCGCCTTGCGAGGAAAGCAGATAACCCGACATCAATGTCTGGACCTCGAGATACTGGTCCTGCGCAAGAGGGCTCCAACGCGAAAACGCCGCCGGCAGGCGGGCGAGCAACTCCGACACGGCGTCGTGGCGCTGGGATTCGGCGCGCAGCTCCGCGGAGAAAAGCCGCTTGATGGCGCTGGTGCTGCGCCAGCGCGTGTCATGGGCGAAGCCGGGCGCGTCATGGGCCTCGATACCGCGCCCGAAGAACTGGCGCGCCATCGCTTGCTGTTGCACCGGCGAGCGGGTGAGATAGGGGTAAAGGCGCTCCAGGAGCCGCGAGCGTCGTGTCGATGCCGGCTGGCGTCCCCAGAACCGCCGGACCTTGCCTTCGCGGAACAGGTCGTAGCCGGCGAACATTTCGTCGGCCCCTTCGCCGGTCAGCACGACCTTGATGCCGCGGTCGCGCACCAGCCTGGAGAGCAGGAACAGCGGCGCCGGGGCGGTCCTCAGTATCGGGCGCTCGGTGTGGTAGATCACCTCCGGAAAGATGGCGGCGATATCGCCGCGCGAAACCACCACTTCATGATGCTCACTGCCGGTTGCTTCGGCGACCAGGCGCTGGAATCGGGTCTCGTCATATTCGGCGTCGGCAAAACGCAAGGAGAAGGTCTGGAAGCGTCGGCCGGCGAAGCGCCTTCCCAGTGTCGCCACAAGCGAACTGTCCAGCCCTCCCGAGAGGTAACACCCGACAGGCACGTCGGCGCGCACCATTCTGAGCGCCGTCGCGGCCTCAAGGGCGCCACGCACGCGATCCACCGCGTCATCGCACGACCCGGTGAACTCGCCCTGCGGCGATCCGAAATTTTCGGGGTAGGAAGGCTGCCAGAAGACCTGCTCGCGAACGGTGCCATCCTGGTAGGTGCGGACATGCCCTGGCACGAGCTCATGGATTCCCTGAAATACCCCTTGTGGCGGAACGACTGTCCAGAGCGTGAAGGTCTGATCGAGGCCGGCGGGATCAAAGGCGCGCGGTATGGTCGGATCGGCCGCGAAAATGGCCTTCACTTCACTGGCGAAATAAAGCCGGCCCGCATGCTCACAGACATGCAGGGGGCAAATGCCGAAGCGGTCGCGCGACAAGACGAGACGTCCCGCCATCGAGTCCCAGATGGCGATTGCCCACTGGCCATTCATACGCTCGAAGGCCGCTTCGCCCCATGCACGATAGGCATGGAGCGCGACCTCCGTGTCGCTGCGGGTTCGGAAGCGGTGGCCGAGCGCAATCAGCTGTTCCCGCAGTTCGACATAGTTGAATATCTCGCCGTTGAACACGATCCAGGTCGTATCGCCTGTGTCCGCAAGTGGCTGCTGGCCGCTGGAAAGATCGACGACGGACAAGCGCGCATGCGCCAGCCCCGCGCGTTTGTCCCGGTACAGGCCGCGCTCGTCCGGACCTCTGTGTGAGAGCACGCCCACCATCCGCATCAGCGCCTCACGCGAAGGAGAAGCCGCCGCGGCGTTCAGTGCCACAATTCCAGCGATGCCGCACATCCCCGGTCAATCCTCGCCAAATTCCACGGACAGCAAAGGCCGCGCGTGAAGATAGTGGGCGGCCCGCCGTTTCGCGTCGATGTCCTTGAAGACTTTCTGAAGCTGGAGCTCGGTGAGGCCGGCAACCGCCGCGACCTCATCGCTCGCGATCCCGTGGTTCAGGCCGTAAAGGCATAGATCCATCAGGTGATAGGGCAGCGCGAAGTAGAACTCCTCCTGGCTTTGCGCCATGGAGAATGTGTCGGTGGTCGGTGCCCGCTGGCGGATTTCCTCGTCCACGCCGAGATATTCCGCGAGTTGATAAACCTGGGTTTTGTAGAGGTGAACGATCGGCATCACGTCGGCGGTTCCGTCGCCCTGCTTGACGAAAAACCCCTGGTCGTACTCAAGAAGGTTCGGTGTCCCCGCCACCGCGTATTTGAGGCGGTCGGCGTGGTAGTATTCCGTCATCTTGCGCAGGCGCTGCTTATAGTTGGTTGCAGCGACGATCTGCAGATAGGCTGCTGGCGAAAGACGCACCGTGTCGACCTTGCCCTCCGGATCCTGGACGGTGAGCCGGGTGATGTTGAGGCCGTTGCTCTCGAGAACCGGCTCGATCACCAGCTTGCATTTCCAGCCTTCCCCATAGTCGGGAACGACGGTCCGGATCGCTTCGAGCTGCCTTCTATAGGCGCCAGTGGCCTCCAGTGCCGGGCCTATGTTTTCCAGGACGTTCTCAATGCCAAGCTGTGCCGCAACACGGCGGCCAAGTCTGAGCGAGTCGCCGGAGGAATCCCGCTCCGGCATGAACAGTCCCAGGACCTTGTCCCTGCCGAACGCGCGCGCGCACAAGGTCGCGACGACGGAGCTGTCGATGCCGCCGGAAAGCCCGACGACCACGCCGCGACGATGGAGCGTGCCAAGAACCTGCTTGCGCAAGGTGTCAACGATGCGATCGACCTCCGCACGAGCATCGAGCACCAGCACGTCCTTGCTGAACTGTGAGATCACGTCGATGACAGATCCTCCCTTTTGCGAGACTCGGCCGGGGAGTAGGTCTGCACGACGGCCGTCTCGATGAGCGGACGGTTGGTGGCAAGATTAGGCTCTATGACGAGGTCGATGTGGTTGCCCTTGATCGGAACCACGTCCAGATGGGCCAAAACGCTATCCCAGCCCAAAGTTCGAGGCATTCCCTCCCGACGACAGCGAAACAAGGTGCCGGCGATCGGCAGAGCCGGTTTCGGTCCGTCCAGCCACCGGAAGAAAGACCGCGCCCGCAAGACCTCCTGCAGTTCCAGTTTGGTTCTGAAGCTTGTCGGGTTGAACTCTCCCTTGGCAAAGCGGTCGAGAATCCTGGTGAGATACGCCTCGCGGCCGATGGCAACGGTGATTTTCGCAAGGGCTCGGCAAGCCATTCGGCGGGCCGATATGCGATTCGTGCGAATGCGATGGAATGTGCGGGTAAGTGTCTCCCAATGATTGCTCGGCTCGTCCAGCAGGCTCGTATCGAGGATACCCAAAAACCTTACCGGTCGACCGGCGGCCAGAAGCCGTGCCGCAACCTCGAACGCAACCGCGCCGCCAAGCGAATGGCCAAGAAGTCGCACAGGGCCGGCAGGTTGGGCGCGGTTTATCTGCTCGAGTGCGGCCGCAGCCATGGCGGCGAGACTGTCATGTCCATCCAATATCGCTGCGAGGCCAGGATACCGGATGGGGCTCACCCGGGCGACCTTGCCCATGGCGGCTGCGAAGGCGGCCAGGCTCGGACCATAGCCGACCGACCCTGGAAACAGGAAAAGAACCGGGGGATGACGCTTCTTCTCGCGCCGTTCGCCTGCCTGTGCCGATAAGACCGCCTCAACCATCTCGTTGAAGCTCATTCCGACGGTGAAGGCCTCGAGGCCCAGCTCTTGCCCGATAGCGCTCTCGATCGCCATGACGCAATGCAGCAGCTGCAGCGAATCTCCTCCCGCGTCATCCCAGTTTCCCGCGGCCACGCCGGTGTTGAGAACCTGCATCCACGCGTGCTGCACTATTTGCCTTGTATTCAGTTCGCCTCCCGCGGGGAGCGGTCGGGCACTGGGCGGCTGGTCGGCTGGCGCCGTCTTTCTCTCCGAGCGATCCATTTCGGTGAGTGTTGCCAGGTCGACCTTCCCCCAGCAGGCGCGGGATTGCGGCGATGGTGTGCAACCGCAAGGGACGCAGTGGCGCCGGCAACGTCGTTCTGACGAGCTGGCGAAGCTCCTCCGCGAAAGCAGCCCCGGCGAAGCGCTGGGGAACCGCGAATGCGATGAGTTCCTCCGCTGGCGTCACGATTGCCACGGCATCCGCCACCGAAGGTGCGCAACGCAGGACCCGTTCGAGCTCGGCGGGTTCGACGCGCCGACCATTGATCTTGATCTGGCGCCCTTTGCGGCCGACGATCCGCAACAGGCCATCATCATCCAGCCGAACGAGGTCGCCCGTCGCAAAAGCTCGAACACCGGGATCGTCCGGGTCCGGCCGCGCGGGAACGACGACACCGTTCTCCCAATGACCAAGCAGAACATAGGGGCTTCGGATCAGAAGCTCTCCGCTCTCGCCTGTCCCAACGTTGCGCCCCGTTTCGTCGACAATGGCGAATGCCATCCCCGGAAGCAGTCTGCCAACGGGGACCGTGGCGTCTTGTTCGGGCCAGTCCGGTGGCAAGAACCATTGCGAACCGGTGGTCTCGGTTGACGAGTAACCAATCTGGATCAGGCACTGGTCGGAAACGGCTTTGCGCAGCAATGCGATGTCCGTCCACGACACTTTCTCACCACCGAGCCGGGCCACTCTAAGTGACTGGAAGGCGTCAGCGGGGCCCTCGCTCAAGAGCGCCCGAAGCAGCGCCGGCACAAGATAGGCAACCGTCACGCCTTCGGCTTGCAACCGCGCGCGCACAGCGCGCAGGCCTACCGCCTCCACCTCGAGAAGATGCAATGTGGCGCCCGTCAGCAGCGCGGCGAAAATCTCCCGGCAACCGGCAATCGTGGCAGGTCCGGTCAGCGGCAGGAAAACGTCGTCCGCGTTGATATGGCACGCGTCGACATATTGCCGGACCCGCCACAGCAGGGCGCGTTGGCTGTTGACGATCCCCTTGGGACGTCCGGTGCTGCCTGAGGTGTAAAGCACCATTGCGGGTGCATCGACGGAAGCGGAATTGGGTGGTGGCAATGCGGGTCGACTGTTCGGCGCGACGCTGGCGGCTATATCGATCCATATGATGTCCTGTGCCAGATCGACGGAGCGAACCTCGCCAGCGCCTATGATAGCGCCGAGCCGCGCGGCATTCACAATCTCGATGATCCGGGAGCCCGGATCTCTCATGTTGAGCGGAACGCAAGGCCGCCCGGCCATTATGCTCCCCAGCATCGCCACAGGATACCAGGCCGAGTTGGCCTGAAGGATTCCGACCGCCTGTCCTTCGGGGACGACAGCAGCGATACGGTGAGACAGCGTCTCGACAGTCCGGAAAAGCTCAGAATAGGTCAGGCGATTGGCGCCGTCGCTGACCGCGAGCTTGTCGGGATATTGCCTTGCGACATTTCCAAGGTGATCGATGAGGGAAATGTCCGCAAAATCGGCGCCTATCTGTTGATAATGGCGCAAGACAGGCCCGCCCTCGTCGAGAGCATATTCGGGGATATCCGACCATTTGCGGATCGTCGCTGGTCGACAATCCACCTGCAGATCTTGATTCACCGCTTCAGAGTGCAGATACGCTGAAGACATTCAGGGCCCCACCAAGGTGAATGTTGACCATCGCTCGCGATTAAAATCTTTTCATCAATCATACGGATGATGCCTCGATCTTGATCAGGCAGCGCTTTCCCTCCCCGGCCTCCCTGAAGTTCTCCAATTTCTCTCCAGCAACAGCCGGTTCGCCCAGAGGTGCCCGACCGTGAAACGCTAGTCCAGGCCAATCCCGCGCCCCTCCGGCGGCAGGTTGAAAAGTCATTCAAATGAACGTTGGTGTGGTCTGTAATCTGGCTAAGCTTTGATCTGCAGGTGAATGACTGCTTGCTTGGAGACGCTTGGGCATACCGCCATGATCATCGAGTTGTTTGGGCCGCCTGGTGCAGGCAAGACCACACTTCTTCGCGGCCTCTGCCAGGGGATGGCGAAACATGGCATCAACGTTAAGACGGTCAACGGCTATCGCCTGATTGAATACGGGTCGGAACAGGATGATGGCCCGGAGGTACGCCATGGCATTGGGCGCATTGGCAGAAAGATCGCCACATCGGGCCCTGTCTTGCTGTCGACCTTGCCGAAGGACGGTGTCGCCGCGCGGCTTCTGGCTTCAATTCCCTTGAGAAGCCGCACATGGTCATGGCGTATGAAGGTCGACATCGCCCTGCTGTGCGAGTCCTGGCGTCAAGCGCAGGAATCGGAAGGTTACTTCATTTTCGAAGAAGGCCTGATCCAGGCTTTGTGCGCGCTGGTTTTGCTGGCACGAACTCCAAGCATCGACGTGGTTCGTGACTGCCTGGCGTTCCTGCCGCGACCGGACCTCCTCATCCAGCTCGATGCGCCGCAGCAAACGTTGCGCCGCCGTCTTATGGATCGGCATGCGCAGCAACCGCTCCTCGAGGTCCTCCTGTTCGAACTCGGCGTGGACAGGGGCTTGAGACAGGCCGATATTTCGAGGGAGATCGGCGAGTGCTTGCGCCAAGATGGATGGCCCTTGATACAAGTCAACGGTGCTGAACCTCACGATTTTGACAAGGTCATCGCGCGAGTCTTGGAAGAGCATGAGACCGCCCCGGTCTAGCGATGTGGTGGTCTCACGCCACCAAAATCCAAAGAACAGAAGCCAGTGCGAAAGGCATCGTCATCGTCCATCTCGCCCCCTACTCCACTGTCACCGATTTCGCCAGATTGCGCGGCTGGTCGACGTCGGTGCCCATGAACACGGCGGCGAAATAGGCGAGCATCTGGATCGGCAGCGCATAGATGATCGGCGAGATGATTTCCGGCACGTCCGGCAGGATGATCGTCTCCATCGTCTTGACGCTTGAGTGCGCTGCGCCCTTGCTGTCGGTGATCAGGATGATCTTGCCGCCGCGCGCCGCCACTTCCTGCATGTTCGACACGGTCTTCTCGAAAATGCGGTCATGCGGCGCAATCACGATGACCGGCATGTTCTCGTCGATCAGCGCGATCGGCCCGTGCTTCAGCTCACCCGCCGCATAGCCTTCGGCGTGGATATAGGAGATTTCCTTGAGTTTCAGCGCGCCTTCCATGGCCAGCGGGAAATTGGTGTCACGGCCGAGATAGAGCACGTCCTTGTAGCGCGACAGTTCGCGCGCGATGCGCTCGATCTGCTCTTCGAGCTTGAGCACCTGGTTGGCATAGCGCGGCGCTTCCGAGAGCGCGCGCACCAGGGTCTTCTCCTCATCTTTCGAGATCGTGCCGCGCGCCACGCCGGCGCGCACGGCAAGCGACGCCAGCACCGAGAGCTGGCAGGTGAAAGCCTTGGTCGAGGCGACGCCGATCTCGGGGCCGGCCAGCGTCGGCAGCACGACGTCGGATTCGCGCGCCATGGTCGATTCCCGCACATTGACGACGGCGCCGATCTTCATGCCGGCCTTACGGCAGTAGCGCAGCGAAGCCAGCGTGTCGGCGGTCTCGCCCGATTGCGAGATGAAGAAGGCGGCATCGTTGGCTGACAGCGGCATCTCGCGGTAGCGGAATTCCGAGGCGACATCGATGTCGACCGGCAGCCGCGCATAGCGCTCGAACCAGTATTTGCCGATCAGGCCGGCGAGATAGGCGGTGCCGCAGGCCGAGATCGCCAGTCGGCCAATTTTGGCGAAATCGAATGGCAGGTCGAGCGGCTTCGAGACACCGGAGACGAAATCGACGTAATGCGCCAGCGTATGCGAGATCACTTCCGGCTGCTCATGGATTTCCTTTTCCATGAAATGCCGGCGGTTGCCCTTGTCGACCATAAAACTGGTCGACAGCGACTGCTGGCGCTTGCGCTCGACCTTTTTGCCGTCGATGTCGAAGATGGCGACGCTGTCGCGGCGCACCACCGCCCAGTCGCCGTCTTCGAGATAGGTGATGGAATTGGTGAATGGCGCCAGCGCAATGGCGTCGGAGCCCAAGAACATCTCGCCATCACCATGGCCGACGGCCAGTGGCGGGCCATTGCGGGCGCCGACGATCAGGTCCTCGTCGCCCTTGAACATGATGGCCAGCGCAAAGGCGCCTTCGAGCCGCTTCAGCGCCTGATGCGCCGCCTCCACCGGCTTCAGCCCCTTGGCGAGTTCGCGCGCCACCAGATGCGCGACGACCTCGGTGTCGGTCTGCGACGAGAAGGAGTAGCCGTCACGGACCAGTTCGTCGCGCAGTTCGGCAAAGTTCTCGATGATGCCGTTGTGGACGATGGCGACGCCGTCGGAAAAATGCGGATGCGCATTGGTCTCGTTGGGCACGCCATGGGTGGCCCAGCGCGTATGGCCGATGCCGATCGTTCCCTCGAGCGGCTCTTCCTTGAGCCGGCGTTCGAGGTTGATCAGCTTGCCCTCGGCGCGGCGGCGGCCAAGTTGTCCCTTTTCGATGGTGGCGACGCCGGCCGAATCATAGCCGCGATATTCCAGCCGCTTCAGTGTGGCAAGGAGGAGCGGCGTAACCTGCGAATGGCCGACGATTCCCACGATACCGCACATGGCTTTGCCCCCATAGCCTGCAGAATTCCGGCCCTATCGCCGCAAAAAACCACACTATCCCTCCTTGATTGCGAGCTGATCGTTCATTTGAAGGAGTCTACGGACTTAATCGGCACCTGCACTGTCGTGCTTCCGAAGTGGTGGAGCTTGTGTCGTTGGCTGAGTGAAGCCCGCCCGGCGAACAGTTCGTTCGAATGATGCGCTTCCACCCGCCGAGGCGCATGTTGGGTCAGCCGGCAAACCAAAACACACCCAACAGCCGGTTAGGCCCGGCCGCCTGATGCCCCCCTACAAGAGGCTGTCGGGCCGCTTGATCTATCAGGGAGGCTTACCCGCGAGAGCGCTCCGGACGGCCTCCCATGCCGGCAAGCGAGCGGCGCCAGGTCCACGCAACAGAAGACGTCAAGATAAACACAACAGGGTCACCCGACGAAAAAGCGATCCTGGCATAGATCAGTAAGGCTGGTGGAGGTGATCGGCGACCAACAAAACCTCACAAGTCTCGATGACTTGTCGCTGTTGAGGCGCTGAATCGCTGGCGCTTGGCATCGTTTGATTGCACGAAGACGCTGAACTGATCTCTCGATACAAATGGAGGCTCAGTCCGCGCCTTGCTGGGTCCAGGAATGCGGAAGGGGGATGTAGGGCATGAAGTTCAGGGATCTGATCAAACGTGCCGACAACAATGTGGAGAAGTCATTCGACGACCTCGAAGCTGACTTGGCCGACGCCGTCGACGAGTGCCTTGGTTTGGACGACCTGTCAGCGCTGGTAATGGACGATGCCGCGGGCGAGCCGCCCATGCCAGACGACAACAGCGAACAGGACGACAGCCCGCAGACCGAGGATGATGCTGGCACCGACAATGCCGGCACACAGGAACCCGTGCGACGGCTGACCTCTCATACGCAGAGCCGTATGGCTGCCTTGAGTTCCTTTGATGGGCTGTTTCGCGATGCGAAGCTGCATTTCGAGGAGATCAACGCGAAACTGTCCGAGATCGCGAGCACACATCAACTCACCTTTGAATTCTTCCACATCCTTCACGCCGACATTCTCCGCGCCAACGAACTGGAACTCGCCAATCTAAACCTGACCGCGGAGCAAAGGAGCCTGTCGGACAAGCTCAATGACCTCAACCGAAGGCAGTATGAGCGTGAAAGCATGGTGGAGGCTTTGCAGCAGCGCGAGGCAAGCCTGATTCAGGACGGCGAGGCGCTTCGCGGCGCATTGGCCGCGGCAAGGCTGGAACTCGTGGAGGCCGCGAACACCAACGCAAAGAATGAAGCGGAATTCGGAGACCTCACAAACACGCTTGCCGCCGCAACCGTTGAGGCCGACAGACGCGCGCGCGAGAACAAACTGCTGCGTGAAAAGAATGTCAGCCTGTCGATCGACCTGGAAAAGGCGCTGAAGCGGGAGGACGAGGCGCGGCACAGGCTGGACGCCTTCTCCTCGATCCATGCCACCGAAGCTGCGAAAAATTCCGAAATACTGGGTGCGCTCGGTAAGAGCGAAAAGGAAGCGACACGGCTCCATCACTCGCTCGAGATCACCCAGGCGAAACTGTCGGAGGTGACGGAAACCGCCAGGATCATGGAGGCGGACAAGGATGCCGAGCTCGAACGCTGCCGGGCCGAGATTCGGGGATTGCGTTCCGAAGTTCAGAGCCTCAACTCGCGACTTGAGCTCACATCAAGCGCAAATAACGAAGCCTCGGCCGAGATCGACAGGCTCAGGCTTCAATGGAGCGACGCCGTGGCGGAAAAGCAGGTGGCGGATGAAAGGTTGGCTGCCCTCACCAAGGAAGTCGAAACCGACAAGCTGAACCTTTCGAAGATAACCGCCAATTTTTCACAGCTGTCGCTGCAACAGGCATCCGATCAGATACAACTCGATATCAGACGGCAGGAATGCGAGGACCTGCGGGCCGAAATTGCATCGGTCAACGCCCGGATCAGGGATTTGCTGCCCTATGAGAGGCTCCATAGCACCACGAACGCCGTGCCGCATAAGAACGATGTGGCCAAGATTCCGGTGACGGCGGAGCGAACGGTGCGTACCGCCCGCCGCGCCCGCCGGAGGGCGCTCACCGCGTCGTAGGAAGAAGAGCTAATCGCTTTTGCGGCTGGCTTCCAACAGTTCGCCATGTCATTGGCGGAAGGCCCTGGACATCTGATCCGTGAGAGGCTTCAGCAGATAAGACCAGACGCTGCGTTCGTCGGTGCTTATGTGGACCTCTGCCGGCATACCTGGTTTGAGCACCTTGGCATCCGTCAGGCAGGCTGCCTTGTTCTCGACATTGATACGCGCCGAGAAATACGAAAGCTGTTTTTGCTGATCCTTGATCAGATCCGCCGAGATGCGCTTGACCGATCCCTGGCAAGCCGGCGTGGTGCCGGCATCGAAAGCCGGAAACCGGATCGAGACGTGCTGACCTGGACGAACGTCGTCTATGCGCGATGGAGGAATCAGCGCGTCGACGACGAGGTTGTCGGCGTCGGGGACAATCATCATGATCACTTCGCCAGGGGCGATCACGCCGCCGATCGTGTGGATGGAGGATTCCTGCACCGTTCCCGATTGCGGAGCGCGGATGTTGGTTTTGGTCAGTTCGTCTTGCGCGACGACCTTGCGCTCGCTGAGTTCGGTCTGCTTGGCTTCCGTTTCACGAAGTTCGCTCGTTACTTCGCTGCGCCTTTGTTCGTCGAGCTGAAGAATCTGCAACTCGGTCTCGCTGATCCGGGCCTGTGCCTCAGCGACCGCCGCCGCGAGGCGTCCTGATTCTCCATGCGCCCGGGTGGCATCCAATCTGATGTTGCTCAGTCTCTCCTTGGACACCAACTTCTTTGTATAAAGCGCCTGGACATCGCCAAGATCTCCGTCCAGCAGGACCACGGACTGGTCTTCCGCGGCCTGCTGCGCCTTGAGGCCATCGATCTGGCGTTCGAGTTGCTTTGAACGGCTTTGCAACTGTGCCTTCTGCCCCGTCAACGCCGTTGCGCGGCTTTCGAACAGGGTGCGCTCCCCGTTCACCAGTGCAGCCAGTTCCGGATCGCCCATCCGTGTTTGAAGGCTGGACGGAAGCTGCATTTCCGTCAGACCTTGCCGCTCGGCCTCCAGCCGCGCAAGCCGGACGGTGGCGCGATCAAGATCCTCACTGATTATCTGCAGGTTGGCCCGCGTCAGCGTGTCGTCCAGCCTGGCCACCACATCGCCGGCCCGCACATGGTCCCCATCTTGCGCGAAGATGCCGCCGATCGTGCCGCCGGTCAGGTGCTGGACTTTCTTGATGTTGCTTTCGACCACCACGGTGGCAGGCGCAATCACCGCGCCGGCGATCTTCGTCAAACCGAGCCAAAGACCGCCGCCGGCAATCAACATGACGGTGACCGCCGCGCCCAGGATCAGGTTGGCCCTGATACCATCCTGTGCCCCGGCCGAATTCGCCTCGACCCTTCGGCTCCCATCGTCGATCGGAGCAAATAAACCCATCGTCACGTCAGACACGAAACAGCACCTCACGCATGACCGCTCACCCCTTTCTGCATCGGGACAACCGCCGCCGGCCGTTCAGCGGGCGAAGGGAAGGGCCGGATGACGTTGGCCAGGACCTCTTCGCGGGAGCCAAAGGAGTGAAGCGTCCCATTCGCCATGACGAGCACCTTGTCGATATTGGTGAGCGCAGAAGGACGGTGCGCAACAACGATGACGATGCCCCCACGTCGGCGCACGCCCAGGATCGCGCCGGCCAGGGCGGTATCGCCATCGACGTCCAGGTTTGAATTCGGCTCGTCGAGGACGACAAGAAACGGGTCGCCGTAAAGTGCCCTGGCAAGCCCAACGAGTTGCCGCTGTCCGGCCGACAGGGCTGCCCCTCCCTCGCCGACGCGTGTTTGAAACCCATTCGGCAATCGCATGATCATCTTGTCGACACCCGCGGCCCTGGCGGCTGCCAGCACGCCCTTGGCGTCACCCTTGCCGCCAAATCGCGAAATGTTATCGGCAACCGTTCCATCAAACAGTTCGACGTCCTGCGGCAGGTAACCGATATGCTCGCCAAGCTGTTCCTGGCCCCATTGGTCGAGCGAGGCTTCGTCCAGCCTTACCGTTCCGCGAAGCGGCTGCCACACTCCCACCAGCGCGCGCACAAGCGTCGTTTTCCCGGAACCGCTCGGGCCGACAATGGCCATGCCCGCGCCTCCAGACAGGTCGAAGCTGACATTGGCCACGGTCGGTTTTTGCTGGCCTGGCGGGGCTATCGTCACTTCCTCGACCGCAAGCATCGCCTGCGGGCGTGGCAGTTCCATGAGCTCGCCTTGGCTACCGAAGGCGGACAGCGCCGCTGTCAGTTGGGAATAGCTCTGACGGAACGCCACAAACCCTCGCCAGTTTGCCATCGCCGCGTCAACCGGGGCCAACGAGCGGCCG is a genomic window of Mesorhizobium huakuii containing:
- a CDS encoding HlyD family type I secretion periplasmic adaptor subunit, with the protein product MGLFAPIDDGSRRVEANSAGAQDGIRANLILGAAVTVMLIAGGGLWLGLTKIAGAVIAPATVVVESNIKKVQHLTGGTIGGIFAQDGDHVRAGDVVARLDDTLTRANLQIISEDLDRATVRLARLEAERQGLTEMQLPSSLQTRMGDPELAALVNGERTLFESRATALTGQKAQLQSRSKQLERQIDGLKAQQAAEDQSVVLLDGDLGDVQALYTKKLVSKERLSNIRLDATRAHGESGRLAAAVAEAQARISETELQILQLDEQRRSEVTSELRETEAKQTELSERKVVAQDELTKTNIRAPQSGTVQESSIHTIGGVIAPGEVIMMIVPDADNLVVDALIPPSRIDDVRPGQHVSIRFPAFDAGTTPACQGSVKRISADLIKDQQKQLSYFSARINVENKAACLTDAKVLKPGMPAEVHISTDERSVWSYLLKPLTDQMSRAFRQ
- the glmS gene encoding glutamine--fructose-6-phosphate transaminase (isomerizing); protein product: MCGIVGIVGHSQVTPLLLATLKRLEYRGYDSAGVATIEKGQLGRRRAEGKLINLERRLKEEPLEGTIGIGHTRWATHGVPNETNAHPHFSDGVAIVHNGIIENFAELRDELVRDGYSFSSQTDTEVVAHLVARELAKGLKPVEAAHQALKRLEGAFALAIMFKGDEDLIVGARNGPPLAVGHGDGEMFLGSDAIALAPFTNSITYLEDGDWAVVRRDSVAIFDIDGKKVERKRQQSLSTSFMVDKGNRRHFMEKEIHEQPEVISHTLAHYVDFVSGVSKPLDLPFDFAKIGRLAISACGTAYLAGLIGKYWFERYARLPVDIDVASEFRYREMPLSANDAAFFISQSGETADTLASLRYCRKAGMKIGAVVNVRESTMARESDVVLPTLAGPEIGVASTKAFTCQLSVLASLAVRAGVARGTISKDEEKTLVRALSEAPRYANQVLKLEEQIERIARELSRYKDVLYLGRDTNFPLAMEGALKLKEISYIHAEGYAAGELKHGPIALIDENMPVIVIAPHDRIFEKTVSNMQEVAARGGKIILITDSKGAAHSSVKTMETIILPDVPEIISPIIYALPIQMLAYFAAVFMGTDVDQPRNLAKSVTVE
- a CDS encoding type I secretion system permease/ATPase — encoded protein: MLDAVPALVGVGMFSAVINILALTGSVYMLQIYDRVLPSQSVPTLVGFTIGMLGLYAVYGLLDFVRLRLLVRIGNRLHKKLQQRVFGLSLSLPLIGGQDANRIHPLRDLDQLRAFLSGLGPTVIFDAPWIPFYLLVIYLLHPALGLLATSGAIVVVLLTAIAEVLGRGPAARASETLVSQRNLADAGRRNAEVVRAMGLSDRLARRWGEINHAYLTHQERLSDIVGATGSLSRALRMALQSCVLGLGAYLVIGGEASPGVIIASSILLGRSLAPVDAAMANWRGFVAFRQSYSQLTAALSAFGSQGELMELPRPQAMLAVEEVTIAPPGQQKPTVANVSFDLSGGAGMAIVGPSGSGKTTLVRALVGVWQPLRGTVRLDEASLDQWGQEQLGEHIGYLPQDVELFDGTVADNISRFGGKGDAKGVLAAARAAGVDKMIMRLPNGFQTRVGEGGAALSAGQRQLVGLARALYGDPFLVVLDEPNSNLDVDGDTALAGAILGVRRRGGIVIVVAHRPSALTNIDKVLVMANGTLHSFGSREEVLANVIRPFPSPAERPAAVVPMQKGVSGHA